In Glycine max cultivar Williams 82 chromosome 15, Glycine_max_v4.0, whole genome shotgun sequence, the DNA window TCcacaagaaataattatttcagaGGCTTCAATAATCACAACACTTTTAGTTAAAAGGAGATCctaaccaaataaaaataagacaGGAGAACTTATTCTTCAGATTTATTGCATCTCAATAAAACTACTACACTCTAGCATTTTGGATTAATCCACCATAACACTAATAGATTTTAACATGATTATGCGATTCAACATGAAAACAGGTTATTGATTATGTTAGAAAATTACATTCTATCTGAGTAAGTGCTCAAACTGATGATAATCATTAACACAATTTTATTAGCCAGGTTTCAGCAAAGGAAAAATATGTTATGCGCTATggtattttcttttcataaacaaagtatcaaaattataattcatgcttcataacaaaaaaaaatatcgggAGACATGACTGAACTTATGGGAGACATTTGTAAATAACGTAGCACATCAAAGGTTGAACTAATCAGGGAGGGCCTGAcgaaagaaataatttaaaataaacacagATGAGAACTCTAACTGGTTGATGACCAGTTAGGAAAGTAGATTTCAATAGTGGTTTTAAGTTGTAACAAAGCAAACAATTCCTTTGTGGAAAGGAGGGAAACTTTAACAAGTAGCCAAGACAGTGATGCTTTCTAAGAAGCAATAAGGCAATAAAACCCCTTTTTGCTACACTGGACATAATGGAAACAGAGACAGACATATAGGACACCATGCAGCAGATACCTGCTGACCAATAAAGCCACTCCTtcttataaaacaaaatcatataggGGGGAATTGATTTAATATGTTCTTGAATGATAAAAGTGTAATAAAATTAGAATAGCAAAAGCAAAGaatctgaaaaaaaaaggaagaaagggtggaaatataaaaagaaaatatataaaaaaaaaacaagggaaGATCAGTATGCTACAAACCTCCTAAAACCATGATATATGACGATCAGTCTCTTTATAACCCTTGTACTTGGTATGTGCCTTCCAATCTTCAATAGAAATGCCATTTTCACTCCCATGCAGCATCCAATCAAGATCTTCAAGGTCTAAGCATTGGAAGAACTGTTGGAGCTTTGAATTGGAAAGGATAGCAGCAAAACCCTTGGCAAAATGTGGTACCTGCTCAGATATGGATATTACAAAACAACTCTGTATAAGAAGATCAACATACTTCTTACTATTCATTACAATGTTTTCCCACCAGGGCAAAGCTCAACCACTTTCCTGCATCCTAATTCCTCCACCTCTCTAACAAATGTCAGTCCCGATGCATCTGAATCAATGAAATCAGCATCCATCTCTAATATTTGCTTGCAGCTTCTATACAAGTAAGGATCTGCATCCCATATATCTTCTAAAGTAACACCATTTCCAGCCAATTGCATGAAAAACACTCGATCAAAAACAATACCCACTTGCACCTTTTTCCATCAAAACCAATGCAATAACACGACCAGAGAACCTAAAGTAATCAAGCTGCCGAGGATGTACCTTAGATGCTGCAGACAAGTAGACAAAGAATAAACTAAACGTGATTGTTCAAAAGAGCTCTAACAATATCAACTGATAAAGATATACAACAGAACACATCAATACTCAACACTGACTAAGCAGCCATAGTCCCTAATGTTAACAAATGGGAACTCAAGTTTAGTGACAAAATGCTATATGATTAGACGTGATACACTGATAGGGAATGAAAGATAGCAGCAGAAGACATATTCAAGGAGAAAGAAACAAAGATGCAGACACAGgacaaaggggtgcagatagcAGCAAAGGCAAAGAGGACCATCACAAGGCCCTCTTACCTTAGTGACCACGTATAGAGAAGCTTTGTTGAGAGGAAGCTGACGTGGCTTGGATACTGGTATTGCTAGGGAGGAATTGTTGGTAATGGGGGGACAGCATAACCATATTTGAGCACCAATGATTGCCTCTtggcacaagatgacaaaagttgGTAGTAGGAAAACTAGTATAAATAAAGCAATTGTAATTCAAGAAAATGTGTGAAATATCAAAGCTTCCGTTTCCTGCCTTTCTTTGGCCTCGAATTCAgtttatcttctccttcttctagtGCCACTAACAATGCAGCAACAACAATAAAGGGATATATTTTAGAGGAGTGCTAGTAATATAGGGTGGTGTAACCCGCAAGGCAATTAAGGCAAGTGCCTTaaccatttaattttgtttttctttggtgaattttattctttaataattccatttaaacatataaaatataaagacttGTGTTCCAAACTTCTTATTATTTCAATAGACATCAAtatgcaacatatttattataatatcacAAATATCactcattaattaatatataaagtaaaaaaaatgtattttgtattggcctattattttttttatggaaagcGCTGTTGATTATTTGACTTCattaaataatatacaaattaaaactaataattgaatatattatttttaagataattttaccatttttagaggtaatttaattaaagctaataatattttttattgggatttaatttgaacaatttttacattataaaaatatttttgttttttattttgcatccaaaaaaataaaaattttgggtgaagaaaactttaaaaaaaaaaactaagatttAGTGAAGTTATTGAATATTACATGTAAAAGATCTTAAAAATTAGAATTGCTTAAAATCTATCTAAAGTCAATAATATTCCGAGATAGATTAAATAAGTTAGTAACTTATCGAGTGAAATACTagaattaattgattataaaacattaattgatGTATTATTTTTCCCCTCAAATTTTTTGTCTTAGACCTCAAATTCTTTAGACCCGACCACGTAGTAATATACTCTAACGAACGAATATAGATTCTCTGCTGCATGTTACCTGTGAaaccaaaaaatacaaaagaaaaagggagagaggaAATAAGAAAGTTGAAAGAAAATATAGTGAGAGACAGAGAGAAATATAACAGTGATAGAAGGGTCATAAGATAGGCTGGTTGAACATATAAAATCATGATAGACTCATCAAATAACAAGTGGAATcacaaaaatttgtaatttataataaatttcaatcaatcatagGAGATGTGTTTAAGAGAATGTGTTAGACAGAGATACTGCTagcatttctctatttttttatgtaatattcGCCATGCAAAAAATACTCTATTTAAATTCatatacaaacaaaaataattaattaagaaaattaattaacatcatttgatttttataatctcaattaaaaagaaagttaTTTCTAAAATGTCATTGGAACTTGCTATCATAAATAATTGAatcattgaaaatataattagaattaaataaataatgttttaaaaataataacattaaataacgaaattagttaaatttacaaattttttagtttaatatacaAGATCACTTTTTTAACGAGGGAGTAACACTTTTACatctcatcttcattcttctctATTGCATGTTCTATTTCAATGTTGAAATAGGTTGTTGAGGTTGTTTCTATATCTACTCCATTTGTggaattttttcattatttgtaatatttttttgggtaagtcatgttttttaatattttttcttaattacatattttcatGCACCTGtgttccttttttattatttatttttctaaactgccttattttttcaatattcaTTTGTATTCATTGTTTTGAATATTAATACACCCCATTATTTGcttttacatataatttttaaatatctcaTTTGGTAGTATTTTACTTTTGAGTTAGCATTTGTGTATGTGGCTTTGGTAAGTTTTGAAAACCTTCTTATTGAACTTGATGTACTAGCTGTGCAAATTTGCAATTTTTCTCCTAACAACCCAATCTTCATTCAAAAAATGCAACccaaaatttagtttaaatgaTTGGCAATCAGACTTGATGGTTCAAGAACACatctattaattataaaaattccaTTAATAATCAAATTCGTTAAGTATTCAAAacttaaacaaagaaaattcttgatctagaataaaaaataaaaaatttcttcctCTAAATATATTCTAACCATTGGAAGCTACTGCATGAGTCTCATTGATACATTCTCACACATCCATGAGGTAAAATTGCTCTTGGTCCTTGAGGATTCAGGAATTCAGAAGAATTTCAATAACAACTGCCTACCGCATCCAACTTCTAAATTGAACGTGATAAATTTGAAAACATGAACAAATTGATGGTTAAGCACTAGACATCAAAACGTTAATACACTATCCGGTAATTTCTTGTAAAAAGTGgagataaattttgaaattatacaCTATCAGAAAGCTAAGTGCATGCTTATAACAAATTCTCCAATGCATCTACTCTCTCCATGTCAGATGACCAAAATTTACGAAAAATCGTATTGAACATATTGTGAAAGTATACACACAAGCGCTAAATAAGCGTTAGTTAAATTCATTTAAGCAACAAAAGATTAACATCCTAAAACCACAAGTATCGAAGGACAAGGCCAGCACTAGAAAGCACTTCAACTTAGTTTCATCTAAAGGACAAAAAGCCTAGTGTCAAATCCTTCGTTAATGTAAATTGTCAACCTTTCCGCATTCAATTTGCAAAGTCCACCTaccaataaacaaaaacaacaatatttCATGTCAAGTTAACTGcaaaaatttaattacagtTTGCTGGTACAACCAGATTAACACACGTACATACATGACACTTCTTTACAACCAAACCACTGAGGCAATCCAAGCTTAGACAAAACCATATAggccattttttttctattgcggAAAGCGAGTGTCTTACGGGATCTTAGTAATTGGAGACTGTTAATAAGTGAGGAAAGCAGCATTTGTATATTTGGTATCTGTTCTTCAGtcattgtttccttcttcaacATTCTGAATGGCAGGTCTGCAGCCCTTTCTTTCACTTTGGTGGGGGGCTTTGTTCGCCCCTAAATCGCTAAGAAAACAAAAGGTGCAAAAACTGTACAAGGAAAGAGTCTTATATCTTAACAGGCAAAACGGTGTCTCTGTTCCTGCTCTTGATCAATTTAACTCGTCCTGTGAACCAGGGCCACGAATTTCATCATCAGAGTCAGATAACTCAGCAAGTAACCAATAAGAGCATGTTTGTTTCAGAGTTCGTCAAATGTGGCACACATCCCAAAGTAAAATATGTAGCTGATAGTATTAATTTAACTATACATTACAGTCATTGTAACGGAAGCAACATTTTCTTACTTTTCCTCAACCTCCCTTTGGCTTGAATCAACTGCAAAACAAACCCGCCGAGCCAGTTTCAGCTACCCCCATGTAccattgcttcttcttcttagaCTTCCTCATAATGTCAATTTGAAACCCTGCGACAGGAAGTCATCCCtggaaaaatttgaattccatcAGAGTAAGGTGTTGAAAGATCAATTTGGCACAgcaattttcacaaaataaattagagTTAAATTTCTGTGCATTATTTAGTGTAAAAGCTTATACACGGTGAATCATGGTAGGTGTAACTCAATACCATACTAGTACATGTTAGCCTGTAATTAGTTGTTAATGTAAAATCTTTACCGGTGCATATACTATTCGGCAGAGTATACATAAATTTGAAGCAATTATATAGTGGGCAGAATATAGACACGAGTTGAATATCATTGAAATGTCTCTTCAAGAGTTATtcttaaaatgaataatatgagAGGCCTAATTAAACCCCAAAAGTTAACTCCTGAGTAAGGGTTGCtcctcatttatatattttaatttaactttatttttagaCTTAAAGTATTTTTCAATCCTTATGggttatttctgttttttttttttaaggaaggaGTTGAGTTAGTCAAAGCCAACTCATAACCAGATATATTTTGTAACACAAACATAGACACACAAAAGAGTAGTAAGGACTAAGGATCATGAAGGGCCCGTTACATTGAgatatttcttcaaaaaaagaaattaggCGTGTGAATAAGTAAGTACCTCGTCTTCCTGGGACGTTCGCATCCTAAAGCACGCGGCTTCCTACAAATTTGACGAGGTAAGAAGTATGGTGGTACGAGGGTTCCCAAACAAATCATGGCTTCATTTAAATTAGGCAAACCCTGAATTTTAACAAGGGCAACCTCTTTCTTTTCCAGGTCATACCAAAACAGCCTCTTCCTGTCGTGTTCCAACAGAACCTTGTTCCCATCGCTCGAGTAGCCCAACGGCCTCACGCATTTCAACGATCTCATCTCACGCGACTCCTCGAGCGTGAACACCTTACACCAACTGTCTCTACGGTTATACTCCCTCATCACCCAAACGTCGATTCTCGTTTTGTGAAAGTTCACGGTCATGCAGAGGGAACCACCTAACAGCGCCAGGTCGATCTCGAACCCGCCGTCGACACCTCCGGTGTCAGGAAGCGGGAGCTCGCGGAAGATGTCGTGGGTGAGATCGAAGGCGATGATGAGATCGGGTTGGTCGGGTTCGAGTTTGCGCGTGACGACCCAGTGGAGGGAGTTTCCGACGAAGACGCCCATGGTACGGGCGCAGCAGAGCGCGTAGGGCAAGCTGGGAAGTGTCTTCCAGGCGTTGGCGCGGAGCGTGTAGAGCTTGACCTGGGAGTCGAAGGAGCGGTCATGAAGGTCGACGAAATAAGAGATGCGGACGAGCTTGTAGTCGCGAGTTTTATGGTCGAAGCCGAAGCCGCAGACGCGGGCGGCAAAGAGCGTCGTGTCGGGGTGACGGCGGCGGGGGACAGGGAGGTAAGGAAGAATACGGTGTTGGCGGAGGGAGGGGTTCCAAAAGGCGATGTCGTCGGCGACGTTGGATATACAGAGAAGGCCGTTGCAGGAACCGAGGAGGGTTATGCTGTTGCTGTAGCACATGAGAGGGTGGTTAAGGGATACGGGAGGGTCTAGGGTTGGGAAATTGGTCTGGTATAGATCGGAGTCCACACGGAGGATGAGGCTCGTGTTGGAGGTTAAGGTCAGGGATCTAGTCAGATGAAGCCAGTTCAAGTGCTGGCTGTCGATTAAGGACTTCCATGACTTGGACGTTGACCGGAATCTCAGTAGGGATCTGACCGGTAACCGGGAGAGGATTTCGGTTAGCACTTCGCGCGGAAGATGATCCGACATGGTAAGAAGAACAGGCtttgtttcttctctctttgccaCCGACCAAAACCACCACCACACGATGACTTAGATTAGGTGATAGACACATATCCAATTCAGTGCTCTACTACTAGCGTCCTCACTCGGTATATAAAATGTAATGTAAAATCATAAATACCATGAATTTTCTCATTTggctccttttttttattttgatataaagtaatcttaattaaaaataataatttatttttattgaaaaccatcgatacatagaaaataaatattttttaatataatttattatatacataagaaattaaaaatacaaatttttatcacttttgttaatttgttggtTTATTTGGCCCTTTCTTTCAGAGGAGTATTCTCTGCCAGCAGCGACATGGGCCGTATATTACGTCTGCTACTCCAATTAGTTTAAAACGAATTAATTGGCCCTTAGCGCTGCCTGCAAGCTTTTACTTtacttttaaaagttaaatgcGATAGTTGATTAATTAAAGAGTGGTCCTATAGTACATATGATTAAaaactagagagagagagagacatgaacctttttttattgaactaTGGTTTAGAAACAAGTTAGGTTCacctaattaaaagaaaaataatgaaagtagTTACTGTAACGCATTCTGTTTATGAAAGTGGGGCTGAATTCCTAAATCAAATGTTGACTTCCTACCTTAGTTCTCACGTTGGGATGTGCGTTAGACAACCACATTTGATTGCACAAATAAGCAATAATAAAATGTCTTGTCGACATTTAATATGTCAAGGACCAAAAGGAACTTTATTATCTCTATAGAATTAAGTACGGAATAGGTTAAAAAGAGGATTCAATCTTGAAGTACCAATGAACAATTGTTTGTTGGTAAAGTCTATGAATATattagaggtgtcaagcctACTGTTAGTTGGTGTTTTGTAATATGGAACCCAGCAATTCCCCTtaagatgtctttcattctGTGGCTTGTTAAAAGGAACCGGctgcttactcttgacaaagttgtttttttgaacaagggttccctctaccctttatgttcaaatgaggctgagtcaaatactcatttgttcttttcttgcaagaaatttcttcaagtttggactcacattcgtgatttggctccTTTTCGCATGCGTTTCACTTCTTTACAgcgcattactgactctttaattaggggcagatcCGCATCAGGTGTTCAAGTAAAATTACGTTGTCTGgctatagcaattacagtctactgcatctggctgtctatgaacaagctgatttttgaagactatcaattttctgtaatagaggttattagcaagattaagtttcttatgtataaatatgcgcacctgttgcatttattttagcatcttgatatagaccttcttgtattagggagacttttgattttctctaaCTGCGAGGTATGTCCcatttattgttgtatcattttaggtttaatataatttacattttttccaaaaaaaaacatattaataactATGATAAAGTTTACcatctgataaaaaaaagttaattataatgattattttttaatatgcttttattacacttgtatttttttacattacttttaatctcatttattagTTTGATCAAAATATTCATTgggaaatctaataaaaaaaataaaagaattataataaattgttaATCCAAAGTTGTCCCTTTTACTGCCTCAGGTtagcaattttcttttttctccttgcTGTCGTTATTTCCCCCCTTTCTCTCTTTACAAGAAGGTACAGGATTTGGTTGAGATGGTCAATATTGGGGTTTCCATGAAGATGCTAGTGTTGTAGTTATTGGACAATTGTGCAATTGCATAAAGTTGCTCGTTTGGTAGGAAAAGGGAGACAAAATCGATTTTGCACTGTTGTTTGGGATAGGTAAGGGTTTTACACTGTTGTTTAAGACCTAAGCAATCTAAGCAAAGACTTTAGATTCCAAAAAAAAGTTtcgagaattttttttaatactaatatacctaaaaaaatattataaaattatatttgaaaataaattttaattaaaatattataagtaactattaattcttttattggtatcttaagtaataattaattaacaataaatcttcaccaatataataattttgtttagaaaaaaGAGATTTAATAGTTAgtagttaaagaaaaattaattttaaataaaacagtgatcatttttataaactattttataaataaataaaatatcttatttttaaatttacttttctctcaaatcctTGATCCGCCCCTATTTCACCTTACTTATGGCTTGACATAATGATAAatggaaaaatatgaaaataaaaaataagaatgtttttatataaaatactaaaatacaagaaagtatgaaaaatagaagaacgaaaatataaatgatataatattatacTCATTCATGACTCATAATAAAGTTAATCATCTGACATTCACACGATTACTCTAATCTAACCACCAATTTTGAGTTCAAATACTCaaatatacaattatattaaatatttaaaagataattttcacTCTAATGACCATATTTAACTTAAATATAACTGCTTACCATGAAACATGCATGTGAccataattgattaaatatgatTGCTTACCATGAAATATGTATGTGACCATAATTGATTGGTCAagttgattttggttcattatgCCAAGAATTACAAAATACATaccctaaataataaattgctctcttttacacttttattattatcctcccaaaaaaaaatattttcatttggaaaatacttttgaatgatttaaaaaatagtttatgggATGTATCCAATATATTCAAAAAATGAGCTTTTTGAAGTGTTGAAATATTAACACTTCTAGAAACTCATTcgttggaaggatgcttcaaagACCAATAGTTTATTATTACTTTGCATCTATCTTCTTCGATCATCCTCTGCTTTAAAATATTGTGTCCTAGATATAATACTACTTTTATAtcgaaatgaaattttaaacaaaatgcCCATCAAGTTGGCTCGCCCCAGTCTCACTAACAGCCTTTTTGATGGATCAAAATAGGCAAACAAGTTTTGGGCTATTGGGTCTTGTAACTCTTAGTTTTGCTTCTTGCACCTCCCAAGTCCAGTTGCCTATGTTAGTTATAAAGTATAGACTTTGATTTGATTATAGGGATCAATTTCCAATCGCATAGCCTCATCATAATTATGTAAAGCTTCTACATAATTTTCTTCAAATTGACATGGCACTGTTACGGTCGTCATTCAGTTTCAAGAATCTCCGCTCCAAAACCTGTAAGGCTCGTCCCTTATGATAGAAATACAGAGAATAAAAAAGATCACAGAATTCTCATTTCAATTAAACAGGGCtagtgattttaaataaaaaaaaaatctctatacAACCTcttattgtaaaaaattatttctgatGCACCTCCCCAATtgtcaaatataattattattatattttgtttattgaatttataagattgatttgatgatttataatatagatttaagaaacaaaagtagaggaaaaaagtttttttttgttggtatcGAGGagtgtaaatcatgaagattttgatgatgtaaaaAATATCAAGCCTTAGATAATGAgcgtcatcatcaaaaagggggagaatgtcgATCATGTATTGTTTTGACAATGTCGAATTGAAATCACTTgattatcatcatcaaaaaggggaaaatgtgaatgtatgtatacatgattttgatgatgtcaaagataagcgcttttcaagtttgatccaagtcaagaattcagaaattcagaaaataactcctgagagtcacatctattcaagagatttttgaatggtcatcaaaagcctataaataggtgacttgggacacaAAATGTATGAGaaagatattccaagagaacttcattgtcaaatgctctctcaaaagaaactcttggacaaacacttgcaaatccattaagagtttcttcatgaacttcaattgtaatatccttctctttaAGAAAGAat includes these proteins:
- the LOC100813865 gene encoding F-box protein CPR1; its protein translation is MSDHLPREVLTEILSRLPVRSLLRFRSTSKSWKSLIDSQHLNWLHLTRSLTLTSNTSLILRVDSDLYQTNFPTLDPPVSLNHPLMCYSNSITLLGSCNGLLCISNVADDIAFWNPSLRQHRILPYLPVPRRRHPDTTLFAARVCGFGFDHKTRDYKLVRISYFVDLHDRSFDSQVKLYTLRANAWKTLPSLPYALCCARTMGVFVGNSLHWVVTRKLEPDQPDLIIAFDLTHDIFRELPLPDTGGVDGGFEIDLALLGGSLCMTVNFHKTRIDVWVMREYNRRDSWCKVFTLEESREMRSLKCVRPLGYSSDGNKVLLEHDRKRLFWYDLEKKEVALVKIQGLPNLNEAMICLGTLVPPYFLPRQICRKPRALGCERPRKTRDDFLSQGFKLTL